In one window of Lepidochelys kempii isolate rLepKem1 chromosome 27, rLepKem1.hap2, whole genome shotgun sequence DNA:
- the RUNDC3A gene encoding RUN domain-containing protein 3A isoform X3 codes for MESSCIQSAMALGLSSKKASSRNIAVERKNLITVCRFSVKTLLEKYTTEPIDDSSEEFINFAAILEQILSHRFKGPVSWFSSDGQRGFWDYIRLACSKVPNNCVSSIENMENISTSRAKGRAWIRVALMEKRMSEYITTALRDTRTTRRFYDDGAIMLREESTVLTGMLIGLSAIDFSFCLKGEVMDGKTPVVIDYTPYLKFTQSYDYLSDEEDRRSVESSTSEESSPERPYQLLVTGEDSWYNKWHKTEQKFRIVYAQKGYLEELVRLRESQLKDLEAENKRLQMRLEEVKVQNQLEKRELEGVILELQEQLHSFMSTDQLSAEISLSSDSQKLGEGKQEGEPWGPLGKDPTPSMLGLCGSLASLPSCRSLASLKSNEFLVSDSNEASPAHSPS; via the exons ATGGAATCGAGCTGTATCCAGTCTGCCATGGCTCTCGGGCTCTCCTCCAAGAAAGCCTCTTCCAGGAACATCGCCGTGGAGAGGAAGAATCTCATCACGGTCTGCAG ATTTTCCGTGAAGACCCTGCTGGAGAAATACACCACGGAGCCCATTGACGATTCGTCAGAGGAGTTCATCAACTTTGCTGCCATTCTAGAGCAGATCCTGAGTCACCGCTTCAAAG gTCCCGTCAGTTGGTTCAGCTCCGATGGGCAGCGCGGCTTCTGGGATTACATCCGCCTGGCCTGCAGCAAGGTCCCCAACAACTGCGTCAGCAGCATTGAGAACATGGAGAACATCAGCACCTCTAGGGCGAAG GGCCGGGCCTGGATCCGCGTGGCGCTGATGGAGAAACGCATGTCGGAATACATCACCACTGCCCTGAGGGACACCAGAACCACCCG AAGGTTTTACGATGACGGGGCTATCATGCTGCGAGAGGAGTCCACCGTGCTCACCGGGATGCTGATCGGCCTCAGCGCCATTGACTTCAG TTTCTGTTTGAAAGGGGAAGTGATGGATGGGAAAACCCCTGTGGTCATTGACTACACCCCGTACCTGAAGTTTACACAGAG CTATGATTACCTGAGCGACGAGGAGGACCGGAGGAGCGTGGAGAGCAGCACGAGCGAGGAGAGCTCCCCTGAGCGCCCCTACCAGCTGCTGGTCACTGGCGAGGACAGTTGGTACAATAAGTGGCACAAGACGGAGCAGAAGTTCCGCATCGTGTATGCGCAGAAG GGGTACCTGGAGGAGCTGGTGCGGCTCCGGGAATCCCAGCTGAAGGACCTGGAGGCGGAGAACAAACGTCTACAGATGAGGCTGGAGGAGGTGAAGGTGCAGAACCAGCTGGAGAAGAGGGAGCTGGAGGGCGTCATCCTGGAACTGCAGGAGCAGCT GCACAGCTTCATGAGCACGGATCAGCTGTCGGCGGAGATCAGCCTGAGCTCAGATTCCCAGAAGCTGGGGGAGGGCAAGCAAGAAGGAGAGCCCTGGGGGCCATTGG GGAAGGACCCCACCCCATCCATGCTGGGGCTCTGTGGCTCCCTGGCCTCCCTCCCAAGCTGCAGGTCCCTGGCCAGCCTGAAATCTAACGAGTTCCTGGTGAGTGACAGCAACGAAGCCAGCCCCGCCCACAGCCCCAGTTGA
- the RUNDC3A gene encoding RUN domain-containing protein 3A isoform X1 yields MESSCIQSAMALGLSSKKASSRNIAVERKNLITVCRFSVKTLLEKYTTEPIDDSSEEFINFAAILEQILSHRFKGPVSWFSSDGQRGFWDYIRLACSKVPNNCVSSIENMENISTSRAKGRAWIRVALMEKRMSEYITTALRDTRTTRRFYDDGAIMLREESTVLTGMLIGLSAIDFSFCLKGEVMDGKTPVVIDYTPYLKFTQSYDYLSDEEDRRSVESSTSEESSPERPYQLLVTGEDSWYNKWHKTEQKFRIVYAQKGYLEELVRLRESQLKDLEAENKRLQMRLEEVKVQNQLEKRELEGVILELQEQLTGLIPCENTQLSKEMATPLVNQWPSLGTLNGNKSGSDAKLFRRHSFMSTDQLSAEISLSSDSQKLGEGKQEGEPWGPLGKDPTPSMLGLCGSLASLPSCRSLASLKSNEFLVSDSNEASPAHSPS; encoded by the exons ATGGAATCGAGCTGTATCCAGTCTGCCATGGCTCTCGGGCTCTCCTCCAAGAAAGCCTCTTCCAGGAACATCGCCGTGGAGAGGAAGAATCTCATCACGGTCTGCAG ATTTTCCGTGAAGACCCTGCTGGAGAAATACACCACGGAGCCCATTGACGATTCGTCAGAGGAGTTCATCAACTTTGCTGCCATTCTAGAGCAGATCCTGAGTCACCGCTTCAAAG gTCCCGTCAGTTGGTTCAGCTCCGATGGGCAGCGCGGCTTCTGGGATTACATCCGCCTGGCCTGCAGCAAGGTCCCCAACAACTGCGTCAGCAGCATTGAGAACATGGAGAACATCAGCACCTCTAGGGCGAAG GGCCGGGCCTGGATCCGCGTGGCGCTGATGGAGAAACGCATGTCGGAATACATCACCACTGCCCTGAGGGACACCAGAACCACCCG AAGGTTTTACGATGACGGGGCTATCATGCTGCGAGAGGAGTCCACCGTGCTCACCGGGATGCTGATCGGCCTCAGCGCCATTGACTTCAG TTTCTGTTTGAAAGGGGAAGTGATGGATGGGAAAACCCCTGTGGTCATTGACTACACCCCGTACCTGAAGTTTACACAGAG CTATGATTACCTGAGCGACGAGGAGGACCGGAGGAGCGTGGAGAGCAGCACGAGCGAGGAGAGCTCCCCTGAGCGCCCCTACCAGCTGCTGGTCACTGGCGAGGACAGTTGGTACAATAAGTGGCACAAGACGGAGCAGAAGTTCCGCATCGTGTATGCGCAGAAG GGGTACCTGGAGGAGCTGGTGCGGCTCCGGGAATCCCAGCTGAAGGACCTGGAGGCGGAGAACAAACGTCTACAGATGAGGCTGGAGGAGGTGAAGGTGCAGAACCAGCTGGAGAAGAGGGAGCTGGAGGGCGTCATCCTGGAACTGCAGGAGCAGCT GACGGGCCTGATCCCCTGTGAGAACACCCAGCTCTCCAAGGAGATGGCCACGCCGCTGGTGAACCAGTGGCCGTCGCTGGGGACCCTCAATGGGAACAAGAGCGGGTCGGACGCCAAGCTGTTCAGGAG GCACAGCTTCATGAGCACGGATCAGCTGTCGGCGGAGATCAGCCTGAGCTCAGATTCCCAGAAGCTGGGGGAGGGCAAGCAAGAAGGAGAGCCCTGGGGGCCATTGG GGAAGGACCCCACCCCATCCATGCTGGGGCTCTGTGGCTCCCTGGCCTCCCTCCCAAGCTGCAGGTCCCTGGCCAGCCTGAAATCTAACGAGTTCCTGGTGAGTGACAGCAACGAAGCCAGCCCCGCCCACAGCCCCAGTTGA
- the RUNDC3A gene encoding RUN domain-containing protein 3A isoform X2 codes for MESSCIQSAMALGLSSKKASSRNIAVERKNLITVCRFSVKTLLEKYTTEPIDDSSEEFINFAAILEQILSHRFKGPVSWFSSDGQRGFWDYIRLACSKVPNNCVSSIENMENISTSRAKGRAWIRVALMEKRMSEYITTALRDTRTTRFYDDGAIMLREESTVLTGMLIGLSAIDFSFCLKGEVMDGKTPVVIDYTPYLKFTQSYDYLSDEEDRRSVESSTSEESSPERPYQLLVTGEDSWYNKWHKTEQKFRIVYAQKGYLEELVRLRESQLKDLEAENKRLQMRLEEVKVQNQLEKRELEGVILELQEQLTGLIPCENTQLSKEMATPLVNQWPSLGTLNGNKSGSDAKLFRRHSFMSTDQLSAEISLSSDSQKLGEGKQEGEPWGPLGKDPTPSMLGLCGSLASLPSCRSLASLKSNEFLVSDSNEASPAHSPS; via the exons ATGGAATCGAGCTGTATCCAGTCTGCCATGGCTCTCGGGCTCTCCTCCAAGAAAGCCTCTTCCAGGAACATCGCCGTGGAGAGGAAGAATCTCATCACGGTCTGCAG ATTTTCCGTGAAGACCCTGCTGGAGAAATACACCACGGAGCCCATTGACGATTCGTCAGAGGAGTTCATCAACTTTGCTGCCATTCTAGAGCAGATCCTGAGTCACCGCTTCAAAG gTCCCGTCAGTTGGTTCAGCTCCGATGGGCAGCGCGGCTTCTGGGATTACATCCGCCTGGCCTGCAGCAAGGTCCCCAACAACTGCGTCAGCAGCATTGAGAACATGGAGAACATCAGCACCTCTAGGGCGAAG GGCCGGGCCTGGATCCGCGTGGCGCTGATGGAGAAACGCATGTCGGAATACATCACCACTGCCCTGAGGGACACCAGAACCACCCG GTTTTACGATGACGGGGCTATCATGCTGCGAGAGGAGTCCACCGTGCTCACCGGGATGCTGATCGGCCTCAGCGCCATTGACTTCAG TTTCTGTTTGAAAGGGGAAGTGATGGATGGGAAAACCCCTGTGGTCATTGACTACACCCCGTACCTGAAGTTTACACAGAG CTATGATTACCTGAGCGACGAGGAGGACCGGAGGAGCGTGGAGAGCAGCACGAGCGAGGAGAGCTCCCCTGAGCGCCCCTACCAGCTGCTGGTCACTGGCGAGGACAGTTGGTACAATAAGTGGCACAAGACGGAGCAGAAGTTCCGCATCGTGTATGCGCAGAAG GGGTACCTGGAGGAGCTGGTGCGGCTCCGGGAATCCCAGCTGAAGGACCTGGAGGCGGAGAACAAACGTCTACAGATGAGGCTGGAGGAGGTGAAGGTGCAGAACCAGCTGGAGAAGAGGGAGCTGGAGGGCGTCATCCTGGAACTGCAGGAGCAGCT GACGGGCCTGATCCCCTGTGAGAACACCCAGCTCTCCAAGGAGATGGCCACGCCGCTGGTGAACCAGTGGCCGTCGCTGGGGACCCTCAATGGGAACAAGAGCGGGTCGGACGCCAAGCTGTTCAGGAG GCACAGCTTCATGAGCACGGATCAGCTGTCGGCGGAGATCAGCCTGAGCTCAGATTCCCAGAAGCTGGGGGAGGGCAAGCAAGAAGGAGAGCCCTGGGGGCCATTGG GGAAGGACCCCACCCCATCCATGCTGGGGCTCTGTGGCTCCCTGGCCTCCCTCCCAAGCTGCAGGTCCCTGGCCAGCCTGAAATCTAACGAGTTCCTGGTGAGTGACAGCAACGAAGCCAGCCCCGCCCACAGCCCCAGTTGA
- the RUNDC3A gene encoding RUN domain-containing protein 3A isoform X5, translating into MESSCIQSAMALGLSSKKASSRNIAVERKNLITVCRFSVKTLLEKYTTEPIDDSSEEFINFAAILEQILSHRFKGPVSWFSSDGQRGFWDYIRLACSKVPNNCVSSIENMENISTSRAKGRAWIRVALMEKRMSEYITTALRDTRTTRRFYDDGAIMLREESTVLTGMLIGLSAIDFSFCLKGEVMDGKTPVVIDYTPYLKFTQSYDYLSDEEDRRSVESSTSEESSPERPYQLLVTGEDSWYNKWHKTEQKFRIVYAQKGYLEELVRLRESQLKDLEAENKRLQMRLEEVKVQNQLEKRELEGVILELQEQLTGLIPCENTQLSKEMATPLVNQWPSLGTLNGNKSGSDAKLFRREGPHPIHAGALWLPGLPPKLQVPGQPEI; encoded by the exons ATGGAATCGAGCTGTATCCAGTCTGCCATGGCTCTCGGGCTCTCCTCCAAGAAAGCCTCTTCCAGGAACATCGCCGTGGAGAGGAAGAATCTCATCACGGTCTGCAG ATTTTCCGTGAAGACCCTGCTGGAGAAATACACCACGGAGCCCATTGACGATTCGTCAGAGGAGTTCATCAACTTTGCTGCCATTCTAGAGCAGATCCTGAGTCACCGCTTCAAAG gTCCCGTCAGTTGGTTCAGCTCCGATGGGCAGCGCGGCTTCTGGGATTACATCCGCCTGGCCTGCAGCAAGGTCCCCAACAACTGCGTCAGCAGCATTGAGAACATGGAGAACATCAGCACCTCTAGGGCGAAG GGCCGGGCCTGGATCCGCGTGGCGCTGATGGAGAAACGCATGTCGGAATACATCACCACTGCCCTGAGGGACACCAGAACCACCCG AAGGTTTTACGATGACGGGGCTATCATGCTGCGAGAGGAGTCCACCGTGCTCACCGGGATGCTGATCGGCCTCAGCGCCATTGACTTCAG TTTCTGTTTGAAAGGGGAAGTGATGGATGGGAAAACCCCTGTGGTCATTGACTACACCCCGTACCTGAAGTTTACACAGAG CTATGATTACCTGAGCGACGAGGAGGACCGGAGGAGCGTGGAGAGCAGCACGAGCGAGGAGAGCTCCCCTGAGCGCCCCTACCAGCTGCTGGTCACTGGCGAGGACAGTTGGTACAATAAGTGGCACAAGACGGAGCAGAAGTTCCGCATCGTGTATGCGCAGAAG GGGTACCTGGAGGAGCTGGTGCGGCTCCGGGAATCCCAGCTGAAGGACCTGGAGGCGGAGAACAAACGTCTACAGATGAGGCTGGAGGAGGTGAAGGTGCAGAACCAGCTGGAGAAGAGGGAGCTGGAGGGCGTCATCCTGGAACTGCAGGAGCAGCT GACGGGCCTGATCCCCTGTGAGAACACCCAGCTCTCCAAGGAGATGGCCACGCCGCTGGTGAACCAGTGGCCGTCGCTGGGGACCCTCAATGGGAACAAGAGCGGGTCGGACGCCAAGCTGTTCAGGAG GGAAGGACCCCACCCCATCCATGCTGGGGCTCTGTGGCTCCCTGGCCTCCCTCCCAAGCTGCAGGTCCCTGGCCAGCCTGAAATCTAA
- the RUNDC3A gene encoding RUN domain-containing protein 3A isoform X4, producing MESSCIQSAMALGLSSKKASSRNIAVERKNLITVCRFSVKTLLEKYTTEPIDDSSEEFINFAAILEQILSHRFKGPVSWFSSDGQRGFWDYIRLACSKVPNNCVSSIENMENISTSRAKGRAWIRVALMEKRMSEYITTALRDTRTTRRFYDDGAIMLREESTVLTGMLIGLSAIDFSFCLKGEVMDGKTPVVIDYTPYLKFTQSYDYLSDEEDRRSVESSTSEESSPERPYQLLVTGEDSWYNKWHKTEQKFRIVYAQKVPGHQAGAGPPLLPGGVPGGAGAAPGIPAEGPGGGEQTSTDEAGGGEGAEPAGEEGAGGRHPGTAGAAAQLHEHGSAVGGDQPELRFPEAGGGQARRRALGAIGEGPHPIHAGALWLPGLPPKLQVPGQPEI from the exons ATGGAATCGAGCTGTATCCAGTCTGCCATGGCTCTCGGGCTCTCCTCCAAGAAAGCCTCTTCCAGGAACATCGCCGTGGAGAGGAAGAATCTCATCACGGTCTGCAG ATTTTCCGTGAAGACCCTGCTGGAGAAATACACCACGGAGCCCATTGACGATTCGTCAGAGGAGTTCATCAACTTTGCTGCCATTCTAGAGCAGATCCTGAGTCACCGCTTCAAAG gTCCCGTCAGTTGGTTCAGCTCCGATGGGCAGCGCGGCTTCTGGGATTACATCCGCCTGGCCTGCAGCAAGGTCCCCAACAACTGCGTCAGCAGCATTGAGAACATGGAGAACATCAGCACCTCTAGGGCGAAG GGCCGGGCCTGGATCCGCGTGGCGCTGATGGAGAAACGCATGTCGGAATACATCACCACTGCCCTGAGGGACACCAGAACCACCCG AAGGTTTTACGATGACGGGGCTATCATGCTGCGAGAGGAGTCCACCGTGCTCACCGGGATGCTGATCGGCCTCAGCGCCATTGACTTCAG TTTCTGTTTGAAAGGGGAAGTGATGGATGGGAAAACCCCTGTGGTCATTGACTACACCCCGTACCTGAAGTTTACACAGAG CTATGATTACCTGAGCGACGAGGAGGACCGGAGGAGCGTGGAGAGCAGCACGAGCGAGGAGAGCTCCCCTGAGCGCCCCTACCAGCTGCTGGTCACTGGCGAGGACAGTTGGTACAATAAGTGGCACAAGACGGAGCAGAAGTTCCGCATCGTGTATGCGCAGAAGGTACCCGGGCAtcaggctggggcggggcccccgctgctccctggcg GGGTACCTGGAGGAGCTGGTGCGGCTCCGGGAATCCCAGCTGAAGGACCTGGAGGCGGAGAACAAACGTCTACAGATGAGGCTGGAGGAGGTGAAGGTGCAGAACCAGCTGGAGAAGAGGGAGCTGGAGGGCGTCATCCTGGAACTGCAGGAGCAGCT GCACAGCTTCATGAGCACGGATCAGCTGTCGGCGGAGATCAGCCTGAGCTCAGATTCCCAGAAGCTGGGGGAGGGCAAGCAAGAAGGAGAGCCCTGGGGGCCATTGG GGAAGGACCCCACCCCATCCATGCTGGGGCTCTGTGGCTCCCTGGCCTCCCTCCCAAGCTGCAGGTCCCTGGCCAGCCTGAAATCTAA